The Allorhodopirellula heiligendammensis DNA segment GCGGGCTTCCGCTGCGCTACGGGCTTCCCTAGCGAACTCTGGTTTGTTTAGTTGTTTTAGAAAGCTACCAATGTCTCGTTGACTCTGCTGCGTTGATGCCGGATTGGATTGAAGAATTTCCTGCGTCTTAACCGCTCTCGCGGCGCGGACTTTCTGGTCAGGTGGACTTGGTTGCTGGCTTTCCGCATACGATGGCTGCCAGATGACCACTGCGCTCCCGAACAGTACTTTGAAAATGGTATTCGAGAATTTCCGTAGCACTAAGTCATTCATGATCGACCCTCCCACGTTGGTGTGAATTTGAAACTGTTCATACGATTTAGTTGGAAACCAATTCAGGCAAAAGAGTATGTACGGCGCTGAGACATAAATGCCATCTATTTTGGATCATACTTCTGCGAACTCGACCGTTCCCAATTGTGCAAAGAATGCTCGCAGCCGGGGGAAGAAATGCAGAAAACGGGGACGAAAGGCGTGTTGGATGTCTTTCTGCCTATTTCAAAGGCTCCGGGTAGACGGTGCTACCACAAGGAATCTATCCGTGAGTGTTTGCCTCTCCGGCCGGCGATTGGAGCAACATCTTTACCTCGGATAGTAGATAAAGCACTGCGCGCTTCTCGCCTTTCGACAAGTCGTTCGCCTCCCCATTCGCGTAGGGAGTGAGAACATGTTGCAGCAGGTTGATGTGATTGCTTATTTCTTGGAGCTGTTCCGTTGCGAGCGCACCGCTATTGGGTGCGTCGGTTTTGATCTCGGGAATTTGGAAACGCCGATGGGGTACGTCTGGGTCGGCGTATTTGAGTGGGCGGGTGGTCGTGGTGTTAGATTGTTTGCTGGGGCGAGGGGTGGCGAGGCGGAGGAGGCCGGCGCCGGTGATTTCCTCGCCTAGGGTGGAGGAGCGTTTGACGTAGTCGGCGAATTGTTGGTCGGAAATGGTTGCTGCTCGCTGCCATCTCTTCGACTGGTTCTGGGTGATTCCCAAGTCGCTGAGTTTCAAACGGTCCTCGTGACCGCTTGATTTTCGGTCGCCGCCCTTCAGGCCCATCTGAGAAAGCATCTTGCCGGCTTTCCGTTCCGCGAGCAAACGCAACTCGGCTGCTCGGTTTTGTACGTCCAGACTCTCGTTGGCGCTCTTGGCCCAGACCCGGATGGCTTCCGCCCGACTTCGCAGGTCGGACAGTTCATCGAGATCGTCCGCGTCTGCAATCGCTCTGCGGCAATCGTCGAGAATGGTGAGCTCATGCCTGTTCTCAGCAATCATGGTGTCTCCCGCATCTTTTTACCGGCTAAATCTCAGCGCACAGTTCGTGCTGCCTCGAAAACCACCAGGGGGTGTCAAGGGACCACCAGCTTATACTTCGCGGGAGGGGGTGTCAAAGATTATAAAGTTGAATTTCTGTATAGGCGTTTGGCGGGGCCGATTTGGGCGATGCTTGGAATTCCTCAGACAGATCTACAAGCGGACGTACTTGGCGCTAGTGTATTCCATCGACGAGACTAGATTAGGTTTCGCTATACAAAGGCGCTGCACTATTACTTGACTTAATGCAATCGTCAGGGTTTTTCTGCGCATGTTCACTGGTCCGAGCGCAGCTGCCGGTTGCTGGCGGGACTCGGCTAAATAAATATGGATGACAGCAGCTGTGGCTACGGTCGTGCGTTGTGAAAACTGCGTTCGACTGAGTCGTCTGGATCGGTGCTGGTGCCATGATCGCGCCACAGCCAGCGCATCATGTCGGGCAGGATCGCTCCGCCGTGTTGTGGGCTGTGTTTGCCGATGCCCCAGGTGTAGTTGATGTCGTAGTCTTTCTCCGTCATCGCTTCGACCAGTCGGACGTTCTGTCTGTACCAGTCCCACTTCTCATCGTACTGCCCCCTCCGCTGGCCACGGTTGTCGTTTCGGCCATCTTGAAAGAAGACGCGGATGTCTTTTAGGTCATTCTCGCGAATGATGTCGGCGTAGGCGTGTCCGCCGCGGATATTAGTGAAACTCCCAATCAGACTCAGCACCTTGTGAAACTGGTCCGGGCGGTGCCAGGCTACCGTGAAAGCTGCGATTGCGCCGGAGCTGGCTCCACCGATCCCGCGCTGCTTGGGATCCTCGGAGATATTGTAGTCGGCTGCGAGAGCTGGTAGGAGTTCATCGACAATCACCTGAGCGTAGCGATCATCCAGCGAATTGTACTCCGTTGGCCGATTGGTATCTTTGTCACCCCAATTGCTGGGCGAAGGTTCGGGCTGCTCGGGGGTTCGGCCGGGGTTGATGAACACGCCCAACATGACGGGAATTTCCCGGCGAAATATCAGATTGTCCAAGACGTGTTGCGCGCGAATCGAACCATCGGCTTGCATGAAGGCTTGACCATCGTTGAAGATCATCAGGCTGGTCGCCACATCGGGATCGTACTGGGCAGGGACGTACACCCAATACGTGTGCTGCGTCCCCGGGTAGGCTTCCGACGCGATCACATGCGGCCCGGTAATTTCACCTTGGGGGACGCCTTCCTGCTCCAACGAGTCGGGGCCTAACTTGTAAAACGCATCCACATTCGGTGTCGCCGCAGATGGATTTTGTCCTGAGGCGAGTTGTGCAAGCGACAACAACACCATGCAACTAGTAAAGCAGTGCCACATTCGAATTTGGGTCCTTGGAGTCGAGGTTTTTGTTGGTCAGTTTAGTGAACATTTGCGTGCCAAGCTATCTGGCGGTGGTTTGGTACCACGAGATTGCCAAGGTAAGTTGTACCGCCGACTTGGCTCCCCCATTTTGCTTCCGCTCAGCCGGTTTGAACGAATGCTCACGATGAAGACCCTTGATTTGATGGTCGAATGACTCACTTCGCCGTCTGTTATGATGGTCTCAGGCTCGGAGATGCCCCTGTCTAGCCGGTGGTCCGCGTGCCGATGAAAATCCTCCGTAAGATTGGAATGCAGATACTTGAAGCGCAAGGGTTCGTCCGTTGCACGTTTCAACGGTGTCTTCTGCATTTTGAAAGTGAAATAAATTGAGCATAAGTCAACATCATTCCACACGACGCCGCTTCTGCGGAGCGGTTGCCGGCGGTGCGATCGCGGGTATCTGCTCACCATCCTGGGCGGGTGTTGGCCAAGAGTATTCCACCGATGTCGTGATAATCGGCGGTGGCTTGGGAGGTTGCGCTGCGGCAATCGCTGCGCTGCGAAACGGGCTCAAGGTCGTGATGACCGAGGAGACGGACTGGATCGGCGGGCAACCTACCAGCCAAGGCGTTCCGCCGGACGAACACGCTCTGATTGAGACAAGCGGTGCGAACCAGTCCTACCGTGAACTGCGATCTCGGATCCGGCGATATTATCGCGACAACTTTCCGCTGACCGACACCGCACGCCAGAGTTCGCACTTCAACCCCGGCAACGGGAGTGTCTCGCGGCTATGTGCTCAGCCGCGTGTCTCGTTGGCTGTGCTGGAACAATGGCTGGCGTCATTCGAAGCATCCGGGCAACTTGTGCTGCTCCGTGAACACATCGCGACGACGGCGGATGTGGACGGCGATCAGGTTCGCGCCATCACCGTTCGCTCCAAGAAAACTGGCGATTCGCCGGTACTGCGGGGCAAGTACTTCGTCGACGCCACCGAACTCGGTGACCTGTTACCACTCACAAAGACCGAGTACGTCACCGGTTCGGAAGCACGCAGCGTGACCAAGGAACTGCACGCGGGTGAGACAGCGAATCCCGAAAACCATCAAGCGTTCACCATGTGCTTCGCTGTTGATCATCTCCGCGGCGAGGATCACACCATCGACCGACCGGAGGCATATGGATTCTGGCGAGACTTCGTTCCCCAGCTCACACCGCCCTGGCCCGGCCCGTTGATGGATTTCACGTACACGCATCCCAGATCAATGACGCCCAAGCGACTCGGCTTCGCCCCTTCTGGCGGTCACTCCGTCGACGGAGCGTTGAACCTCTGGACGTATCGTCGGATTATCGACCGATCGCAGTTCGAGCCGGGCCGGTTCGCAGGCGACATCAGTCTGATCAACTGGCCACAGAACGATTATCTACTCGGCAATCTGGTTGGGGTGTCGGAGGATGAAGCGTCCCGTCATATCGCCAGTGCGAAACAGCTGAGCCTCTCACTGTTGTATTGGTTGCAGACAGACGCACCTCGTCCCGACGGCGGAACCGGCTTTCCCGGCTTGCGACTTCGCCCTGACCTGATGGGCACAACTGATGGGCTGGCCAAAGCGCCATATGTCCGTGAGTCACGCCGCATCCAAGCACAATTCACCGTCCTCGAAGAACATGTCGGCCGCGAGAATCGCAGCATCGTGACGGGCAAACCCATCTCGGAAATTCGGGCCGCAGCGTTTGCGGATTCCGTGGGCGTGGGAAACTATGCGATCGACCTGCATCCGACTTCGTGTGGTGATAATTACATCGACTTTACGACGTTTCCTTTCCAGGTTCCCCTCGGATCGCTATTGCCCGTTCGAATGCGGAATCTGCTTCCCGCTTGCAAGAACATTGGGACCACACATTTGACTAGCGGCTGTTACCGACTGCACCCTGTCGAGTGGGGAATCGGCGAGGCCGTCGGATGTCTGGTGAGCTATGCGTTGAAGCACCATCAAACGCCTGAGACGGTGCGAGCGGACGCGCGAGCACTGAACGATTTTCAGAAATTTATTCAGGAGCAGGGTGTCCAGACGGACTGGGCATGAGATTAAGCGAGCGATGGGGCGTGTTCACTGATCGCGAGAACTGACACGACGAACCAGGGAAGATCAACGTTGAGCGGTATGTCGTCAGGATAGGTGTTCCAGGGAGATCACCGGAACGCTGTGCATTCGTGTCTGTCTGACTACACCAGCGATGGTTTGGTGCGGCATCACCGTTTCATCCCGGCGGAACGTCGCCTGAACCAATAAAAATGGCTGGTGGCATCTCGATGCGGCTGAGTGTTGATAGTGGGCGACCGATGTCGTCATCAATGCCGCACTGGGTAGGGTCAAGAAGTATACAATGCTGTGAACCTGAAACTCATAACCAGACAAGTTCCCTGCAGAGTCTTCTATGAAATCGATATCGAGTGTATGCTTTTTGTGTGCATTGCTGTTCACATGCACGACTGACGCGGTGGCTGAATTCAGAGCCGGCGCGGCGGTGGTGGATGCTTCGCCGACGCAGTTCCCTGTGCTCGTCAATGGCGGCATGACGAGTCGAACTGCTGAGAAAGTGTTCACTCCCATCACCGCGCGAGCGATCGTGGTCGACGACGGCGATGAGCGGATTGGAATCGTTGTCGTCGACAGTTGCATGATGTCACGCCCCCTGCTGGACGAGGCGAAAGCACTGGCGGCGCAGCGGACCAAGCTCCGGCCCGACCGCATCCTGATCTCTGCAACGCACACCCATACGGCTCCGGCGTCGATGGGGTGTTTGGGAACCGATGCCGACCCCAGCTACGTACCGGTACTTCGTGAGCGGATCGTCGAAGCTCTGGTGGCTGCAGAGACCAACCTCGAACCTGCTCAAGTGGGCTGGGGAGTCGGAAACGCCGCTGACTTTACAGCGCTGCGACGTTGGATTCGCCGCCCCGATCGCATCGTCGAGGATCCGTTCGGCAACCCGACCGTACGAGCAAGTATGCATGCTGGTAGCAATTGGGATGACGTGACGGGAGAATCGGGCCCAGAGGATCCAGACCTGTCGCTGATCTCATTGCAATCCAAAAATGGACGCCCAATCGCTGTCCTGGCCAATTTCTCGATGCATTACTTCAGTGGCCCGCCAGCGTTGAGCTCAGACTACTTCGGGCTGTTTTGCGAAGGGTTGCAATCACGTGTTTCTCCCTCGCAGGACGATGGCGATCCGCCGTTTGTCACGATCATGTCTCATGGTTGCAGTGGGGATATTTGGCGGCGTGATTACACCGTGCCGGCCGCCTCGAGGAAAGAGCCTACAATCGAGAGCTACACCGACGGTTTGTTAGACGTCGCGATGGAGACTTATGCCTCGATCAATCACCGCGAACCGGAACAGTTGGCGATGGCAGAGATCAGGTTTCCGCTGAACTATCGAGTCCCGAGCAAACAGCGGCTTGAGTGGGCACAACGGATTGTTGACGAGATGGGCGATCGGCTGCCAAAAACCTCGCAAGAGATCTACGCGCGGGAACAGGTCTTTCTGCATGAGCGACAGGCTACGGAGGTTGTCGTTCAGGCACTTCGGATCGACGATATTGGAATCGCCAGCACACCTACTGAGACCTATGCACTGACGGGGCTCAAACTCAAACTGCAGAGTCCTCTGAAGAACACCATGGTGATCGAGTTGGCGAATGGTGGCGATGGATACATCCCACCTCCCGAACAACACTTGCTAGGTGGTTACAACACGTGGGCGGCACGGTCCGCGGGGTTGGAGGTACAGGCGGAGCCGAAAATCGCCGCCGCCGCACTTGGGCTTCTGGAGAAGGTAGCTGGCCAACCTCGACGCAATTTCAAACAGAGCAAGGGACCGGCTAGCGAAGCGATCTTGAACGCACGACCGGCAGCCTACTGGCGGATGGACGAAATGGCTGGTCCTCGGGCGGTTGACTCCAGCGGTCAGAATCGAGATGCGATTTATGAACGAGCGGTCGCGTATTTCCTAGAAGGTGCCCGCTCGGATGTTTTTTGCAGGGATGCCGGCGAGACCAATCGCGCCACACATTTCGCAGGTGAGCGAATGCGAGCACGGATCAGCGATTTAGGGGATCAGTACACGGTCTCGCTATGGTTTTGGAACGGCATGCCTGTCGATGGCCGCGACGTCGCCGGTTGGATGTTCTCGCGAGACCATGACAACGGGATTGGACCCGCTGGAGATCATGTTGGCATCGGGGGAAGAGGGAACGAACCAGGGCGGCTCATTTTCCAGCATGGTGCCGATACTGCGGGGGCAAGCCCGGCCGCAGGCAGCACGGAAATTCAACGCTGGAAGTGGCATCAAATGGTGTTCGTGCGGGATCGAGACCAAGTGCGAATCTACTTAAACGGGAACTCGCAGCCGGAGATTGACACGGAATCGCCCGCTGAGTTTCCGATTGGATTCGACCGCTTGTTTTTCGGTGGTCGCTGCGACAATGACTCCAATTGGGAAGGCCGTCTGGATGAGATTGCCGTCTTCGACCGGGCACTTTCGGCCGATGAAGTTGCCGCGCTGTTTCCCAATTGATGTCAAGCGACGTGCCGCATTCCGTGCGATGAGCAAATCTCGCTCCACACAGAGATCACTATGAACCCGTTTGTCAGCCCAACGCTTATTCTGTGTTCAACTGCGCTGCTGATTGCGGGCGCATATCACCACCACTCGGACACGTCGATGTTCCTCTCTGCATGCGGCTTGGTCCTGGGCCTGCTCGGCTTGGTTTTCTGTTTGAGGAAATCTGATAGAGGATCGTAGCAACATTGAATTCTTATCATGCCGAAAGCACGAGCCATCCGCTCATTTTCCAATCGCACCTACAATTACTCAGGTTTAGAGAGATGAACAACCGAACGACGATTGTTTTTGCGATCATCGGTGCCATCATCCAATCGAGCCTCGCCGCATTGGATATCTCGGTTCAGCCGCTTCGACGCGTGAAGGCCGCTGAGGCGCACCAGGCCGTGGCGGTGGATGAGTCATCGTTTTACGCGATCTCCAACAGGGCCGTCGTTCGATATGACAAGCAAACTGAGGAATGCCTTGTTCGCTGGGAAGCACCGGCACACTCCAACATCAAGCATCTCAATAGTGGCATCGTGGTCGATGGGCGGCTGTACTGTGCGAATTCGGATTGGCCCACTAAGCCACTCAAGAATACCGTCGAGATTTTTTCCGCCGAGACGTTGAAGCATCTCGAATCAAAGCCGTTCTCGGAAACGCAGGGAGCTATCAATTGGATCGATCGGCATCGAGGTGCGTGGTGGATCGTGTTTGCATTCTACGGCGACGCTGAAGTTCGTCGCACCAAACTGGTTCGCTACGATGACGATTGGAATCCGACGGGAGAGTGGACGTTTCCCGAGTCAGTTGTCCAGCGTTTTCTGCCTAATAGCAACTCAGGTGGCGCGTTTGGGAAAGACGGAAGACTGTTTGTGACCGGACACGACCATGCCGAACTGTATGTTCTCGATGTGCCGGGCGACGGTGGCGAACTCAAATACATTTCGACTGTGCCTGCACCGATTTCTGGCCAGGGAATTGCATGGGATCGTGATGAACCGGGCAACTTGTTGGGGATCGTTCGCGCTCGTCACGAAGTCGTCTTTATGAAGGTATCATCGGCTGCGGAATGGGAGGTGACTGCCGATTTTGAAGGAGCGTCGGTAAAGAATGTTGAGATTGACCAGCAGCGACGCTCGGTCAGCTTCATGCCGGGAGGTGATCCCACGCGGGGATGGCCCTGCTGGTGGTACTTCCGAATAGATGGGCTCACAGCCGATGAAGAAATCACATTGCGATTGCACGGTTCGGACGCCACCGTCGGTCAGCAGAAACCATTGGGAGCGTCGTGGGCAATGCCGGCTCGCGCAAGCTATTCGATTGATGGCCAGACTTGGCAACCGACAGCCCCTGGGGAACGTCAAGGCGAGTGGATGGTTTATCGAGTCAAACCAAATGCCTCGTCTCTCTACGTAGCCTGGGGCCCGCCATACACGCCTCAGACAGCAGAGAAGTTCATGAACGAGATAGCCGATCGGTCACCTTACGCGACTGCCACTGAACTTTGTCGATCTCGGGCGGGCCGCGCCGTACCCATGCTCCATGTGCGCGAGGGCGACCGAGAATCGCAAGATCGCTTTGGTGTCTGGGTTCAGGCTCGCCAGCATGCCTGGGAGAGTGGTTCAAGTTGGGTGGCACAAGGATTCGCGGACTGGATCGTTAGCGATAATCCGAACGCGGCATGGCTACGCCAGCGCGCCGAGATTTTCATCGTCCCAATCATGGACGTGGACAACGTCGCGACTGGCAATGGAGGCAAGAATGCGATCCCTCATGACCACAATCGCGACTGGTCACCGAAGCCGCATTGGAATGAAACCATGGCGGCGCAGCGGAGGGTCGCCGACATGATCGCTGAAAATCGGATGAGTGTCTTTCTAGACCTACACAATCCGGCTCCTGGCGATCCCACTTTCTTCTATATCCTTCCCGCAGCACTCTTGCAGGAGCCCATGATTGGCCTGCGTGACCGCTTCATTGACTTGGCCTATGCAAAGATTAGTAAGATCAAACCCATGATTCCGATGAGCAACCGCCCCAAGGAGACGGGGTCGAGCTATCATCCTTTATGGCGGCAGATCAGTGCCAATTGGGTCTGCATGAATGGGAATCCGGACACCGTGAGTTTATGCCTCGAGACGATTTGGAACTCGCCGAACAGCACGACAACTGGTTACCGAGCGGTCGGTACTAACCTAGCCGCCGCGGTGAAAGAGTACCTTTCCGAGCGTCCGGAGCTACCACAGCGGTAAGCGATTCGGTTTGGACCAACGGATTCGAGCCAACAGCACATCGCCCCGATAGCCGTCACGCGGCATCCATTCGCCGACGGTCACCCACGACTCATCGGGACTCGCATGGGTAACATGAAAGTTGCCCATCAACGCCACTTGATTGGGGTCGCTGACTCCATCCCCCACGAGCGGCAGCACGACCTGCTCAGTTGCCTTGATCAGGCAGCGTTTGTTGGTATCTACCTGAGCTACCCACAGCGGCGCACGCCAACGCATCACGTTTTCGTTAGTGTCATCTTTGCGTGTGTAGACCAAGAATAGTCCATCGCTGTGCGTCAACCAGTGTTGTTGGGTCGTTGACATGTCAATCGGTGTTCCATCGTCCCATGCCCAAGCTATTTTTTCGTCATAGTTGAGTCCATCATCGCTGACGCTAACATATCCGCGATTATCTTCCGCTCGCAGCGTAATCCAGAATTCGCCATCGAATTGAGTCACGCTCGGTTCCAGAAGTCCTCTTCCCTTGTCGTTGTGGATTGGCGGCCCCACCTCTTCAACTTTCAACAATTCACCATCGAACGAGGCGCGTACTCCCGACGCCATCCGGTTGACCTCCTCTGGGCCGAATGTGAATGACATCGCGATGTCTCCGTTGGGCAGTACGACGCGTTGGCCGCAACCATTCGAGTAGATATTTTTGGTGCGGGGGTCATCCCATTGGAGGATCTTACGCGGGGACCAAACTCCATCTTGATCGCAGGTTGCGTAGATGGGGTAGCGTGACAGCTGCTCCTTCCTCGCAAAATACTCACCCTTATAGAACACAACATGCCCCATCGCGAGCAGCGATTTGGAGATGGGGTCGTATTGCGGTACGACATCACACACCGCCGCTCGGAGATCATCCGCCCGTCCAGGGATCGGTTCGCGTCCGAACGCCGCGATCGGTTCTGGATCGCTCCACGTTTTGCCTAGATCTCTCGAAATCGATGAGTGGACTTGGCCAAAGTAGTCGGATCCTCCAATAGGCTGGAGCGTCATCATCGCCACTGGGTGTCCGTCCTCGTCGGGCATCATGCAAGCGCGGGGATGAAACCAAGTTTGGTTTTCATTATCACGGTTGCGCCATAACGTTTGCTTGGTAATCGAAGCGATTAAAGGTGTGCTCTCTGAGGCTCCAGCGATCATCGGTTCAGGTGATGTGGACACAAGCTCAACTTGCCGATGCACTTCATTGACAATCACATTCTCGATTTCCGGCGACCACACGGTGGGCAACCCGTAGTACACCATTGCTTCTCCACCCTCATAGCCGCCTTCGGCGAGCACCCGCCGGGACGGGATGTACGCCATCACATCGTTGGCGTAGCCGGCTACCCAGGTTTGCGTCCCCGCCAACTCGCTCTTGAGGCGAAGGGCGTAGTCAACGACGACTTCACCACCGAGCGTTACAAACTGAAGGTCATCGCCAATGGACCAGGCGCTCACGGGATAGGGGTATGTTTGACTCAACGGGACGCCCTGGTCGAGTCGCTCAAGGAGCAGGTTCGCTCGAGCGACCTCGTATCGGTTTTCTGACGTTAGGTTCAACTCGATGTCTTCGCGTGTCGGCAATGTGTCCAGCGGCAAATCAACGTTCGCGAAAGTCGTCCGCAGCGGGCCCTCGACAGGGTGCATTTCCGTGGTCAACAACACGGAATCCACAGCTGTTGCCAATCGACGACCGTAGTGCACCGCCAAATCCTCAGTGCCGCGGGGGAGTGGATTTTGGTCAGCACCACATCCTGCGAAGAACAACGCAATGCACCCCGGGTGTTGGGACTCCAAGTCCATTTGAGCGTATCCAGGATAGTCACCCGACCATTGATAACCGTTCAGGGTGGTCGCGTGACAGGCGTAACCGAATAGCACAGCGGTGATCTGATGCTCGGCGTCGCGGACCGCGAGCACGGGCACGTCGTAGTCGCGGGGCCCGTGCAGCATACCCTTGGTTCGCCGGTGCGGCGCATCGGCCGCTGGGTTCTCGCGGCGATTGACCGCCAGCGATGTCGTGCCGCTTCCCCACGTCAGCTCGCTCGGGGCGAGCTTGTCGATCGCCTCGCCGACGACGGCAACCACTTGAGTTTGAAAGGTTGCGACCCATGTATCGATCGCTTGTCGCTGCCGATCATCGAGCAGCAGATAATGCAGCGGGGCAAGATTGCGTCCGACCACAGGACCACTATGAGTGTGCGAGCAGCAAATTGCAATTTGTTCACGCTCCAAACCATACTGCGACTGCAATGCGACGCAAATTTGCTGTGAGAGTTCGCGACCGATGCCCACCAAATCCATTGTCAAAACAAC contains these protein-coding regions:
- a CDS encoding LamG-like jellyroll fold domain-containing protein encodes the protein MAEFRAGAAVVDASPTQFPVLVNGGMTSRTAEKVFTPITARAIVVDDGDERIGIVVVDSCMMSRPLLDEAKALAAQRTKLRPDRILISATHTHTAPASMGCLGTDADPSYVPVLRERIVEALVAAETNLEPAQVGWGVGNAADFTALRRWIRRPDRIVEDPFGNPTVRASMHAGSNWDDVTGESGPEDPDLSLISLQSKNGRPIAVLANFSMHYFSGPPALSSDYFGLFCEGLQSRVSPSQDDGDPPFVTIMSHGCSGDIWRRDYTVPAASRKEPTIESYTDGLLDVAMETYASINHREPEQLAMAEIRFPLNYRVPSKQRLEWAQRIVDEMGDRLPKTSQEIYAREQVFLHERQATEVVVQALRIDDIGIASTPTETYALTGLKLKLQSPLKNTMVIELANGGDGYIPPPEQHLLGGYNTWAARSAGLEVQAEPKIAAAALGLLEKVAGQPRRNFKQSKGPASEAILNARPAAYWRMDEMAGPRAVDSSGQNRDAIYERAVAYFLEGARSDVFCRDAGETNRATHFAGERMRARISDLGDQYTVSLWFWNGMPVDGRDVAGWMFSRDHDNGIGPAGDHVGIGGRGNEPGRLIFQHGADTAGASPAAGSTEIQRWKWHQMVFVRDRDQVRIYLNGNSQPEIDTESPAEFPIGFDRLFFGGRCDNDSNWEGRLDEIAVFDRALSADEVAALFPN
- a CDS encoding FAD-dependent oxidoreductase; amino-acid sequence: MSISQHHSTRRRFCGAVAGGAIAGICSPSWAGVGQEYSTDVVIIGGGLGGCAAAIAALRNGLKVVMTEETDWIGGQPTSQGVPPDEHALIETSGANQSYRELRSRIRRYYRDNFPLTDTARQSSHFNPGNGSVSRLCAQPRVSLAVLEQWLASFEASGQLVLLREHIATTADVDGDQVRAITVRSKKTGDSPVLRGKYFVDATELGDLLPLTKTEYVTGSEARSVTKELHAGETANPENHQAFTMCFAVDHLRGEDHTIDRPEAYGFWRDFVPQLTPPWPGPLMDFTYTHPRSMTPKRLGFAPSGGHSVDGALNLWTYRRIIDRSQFEPGRFAGDISLINWPQNDYLLGNLVGVSEDEASRHIASAKQLSLSLLYWLQTDAPRPDGGTGFPGLRLRPDLMGTTDGLAKAPYVRESRRIQAQFTVLEEHVGRENRSIVTGKPISEIRAAAFADSVGVGNYAIDLHPTSCGDNYIDFTTFPFQVPLGSLLPVRMRNLLPACKNIGTTHLTSGCYRLHPVEWGIGEAVGCLVSYALKHHQTPETVRADARALNDFQKFIQEQGVQTDWA
- a CDS encoding M14 family zinc carboxypeptidase; amino-acid sequence: MNNRTTIVFAIIGAIIQSSLAALDISVQPLRRVKAAEAHQAVAVDESSFYAISNRAVVRYDKQTEECLVRWEAPAHSNIKHLNSGIVVDGRLYCANSDWPTKPLKNTVEIFSAETLKHLESKPFSETQGAINWIDRHRGAWWIVFAFYGDAEVRRTKLVRYDDDWNPTGEWTFPESVVQRFLPNSNSGGAFGKDGRLFVTGHDHAELYVLDVPGDGGELKYISTVPAPISGQGIAWDRDEPGNLLGIVRARHEVVFMKVSSAAEWEVTADFEGASVKNVEIDQQRRSVSFMPGGDPTRGWPCWWYFRIDGLTADEEITLRLHGSDATVGQQKPLGASWAMPARASYSIDGQTWQPTAPGERQGEWMVYRVKPNASSLYVAWGPPYTPQTAEKFMNEIADRSPYATATELCRSRAGRAVPMLHVREGDRESQDRFGVWVQARQHAWESGSSWVAQGFADWIVSDNPNAAWLRQRAEIFIVPIMDVDNVATGNGGKNAIPHDHNRDWSPKPHWNETMAAQRRVADMIAENRMSVFLDLHNPAPGDPTFFYILPAALLQEPMIGLRDRFIDLAYAKISKIKPMIPMSNRPKETGSSYHPLWRQISANWVCMNGNPDTVSLCLETIWNSPNSTTTGYRAVGTNLAAAVKEYLSERPELPQR
- a CDS encoding neutral/alkaline non-lysosomal ceramidase N-terminal domain-containing protein; translated protein: MNRRLMFAAATFLLLTTVAVGDDLAWRAGAAKVAITPTEHVWMAGYASRTRPAKEKLTDLWAKAVVLEDPNGHRAVVLTMDLVGIGRELSQQICVALQSQYGLEREQIAICCSHTHSGPVVGRNLAPLHYLLLDDRQRQAIDTWVATFQTQVVAVVGEAIDKLAPSELTWGSGTTSLAVNRRENPAADAPHRRTKGMLHGPRDYDVPVLAVRDAEHQITAVLFGYACHATTLNGYQWSGDYPGYAQMDLESQHPGCIALFFAGCGADQNPLPRGTEDLAVHYGRRLATAVDSVLLTTEMHPVEGPLRTTFANVDLPLDTLPTREDIELNLTSENRYEVARANLLLERLDQGVPLSQTYPYPVSAWSIGDDLQFVTLGGEVVVDYALRLKSELAGTQTWVAGYANDVMAYIPSRRVLAEGGYEGGEAMVYYGLPTVWSPEIENVIVNEVHRQVELVSTSPEPMIAGASESTPLIASITKQTLWRNRDNENQTWFHPRACMMPDEDGHPVAMMTLQPIGGSDYFGQVHSSISRDLGKTWSDPEPIAAFGREPIPGRADDLRAAVCDVVPQYDPISKSLLAMGHVVFYKGEYFARKEQLSRYPIYATCDQDGVWSPRKILQWDDPRTKNIYSNGCGQRVVLPNGDIAMSFTFGPEEVNRMASGVRASFDGELLKVEEVGPPIHNDKGRGLLEPSVTQFDGEFWITLRAEDNRGYVSVSDDGLNYDEKIAWAWDDGTPIDMSTTQQHWLTHSDGLFLVYTRKDDTNENVMRWRAPLWVAQVDTNKRCLIKATEQVVLPLVGDGVSDPNQVALMGNFHVTHASPDESWVTVGEWMPRDGYRGDVLLARIRWSKPNRLPLW
- a CDS encoding alpha/beta hydrolase, producing the protein MLSLAQLASGQNPSAATPNVDAFYKLGPDSLEQEGVPQGEITGPHVIASEAYPGTQHTYWVYVPAQYDPDVATSLMIFNDGQAFMQADGSIRAQHVLDNLIFRREIPVMLGVFINPGRTPEQPEPSPSNWGDKDTNRPTEYNSLDDRYAQVIVDELLPALAADYNISEDPKQRGIGGASSGAIAAFTVAWHRPDQFHKVLSLIGSFTNIRGGHAYADIIRENDLKDIRVFFQDGRNDNRGQRRGQYDEKWDWYRQNVRLVEAMTEKDYDINYTWGIGKHSPQHGGAILPDMMRWLWRDHGTSTDPDDSVERSFHNARP